One window of the Pempheris klunzingeri isolate RE-2024b chromosome 10, fPemKlu1.hap1, whole genome shotgun sequence genome contains the following:
- the gpr34b gene encoding probable G-protein coupled receptor 34b has product MTSTEKITKITMTKNISTTSGTTNLQTLNSFLSLVTTSEMNLTTHPGPQQNCVDYGALKSLLAVVYSIIFVLGLVGNLVALWVFFCVLTKKNSVQVFLINVAFADLLLVVCLPFRILYHSQGNVWKLGPTLCKVVGNLFYMNMYISITLLGLISVDRYLKIHRSAGMRHRLRSTRWSIGLCAVVWIMSFALALVLLMSKNHSQSDRCFHYKELHNAKWKAYINIFVVGIFWLVFISLVLSYGKIALKLLRTSQKKSDLPNATHYARTAKKSFFILFVFTVCFVPYHIVRVFYIKTQITDTSCFWRGMADKANEVALLFSALNSCLDPVMYFLLSSSVRREVLHLMSNMFCVKDVAGVSGSSSTVELDGKSGSTARGQANVRSISHPRERTIAGYSTSGL; this is encoded by the exons ATGACTAG CACTGAGAAGATCACAAAAATCACCATGACGAAAAACATCTCCACCACCTCTGGCACAACAAACCTCCAGACTCTAAATAGCTTCCTTTCCTTAGTCACCACCAGTGAGATGAACCTGACCACACACCCTGGCCCCCAACAAAATTGTGTGGATTATGGAGCACTGAAAAGCCTGTTGGCGGTGGTCTACTCTATAATCTTCGTCCTGGGTCTAGTAGGGAACCTGGTGGCCCTGTGGGTTTTCTTCTGTGTTCTCACCAAGAAGAACTCTGTGCAGGTGTTTCTCATAAACGTAGCTTTTGCagacctgctgctggtggtttGTCTGCCGTTCAGGATACTTTATCACAGCCAAGGTAACGTGTGGAAACTGGGTCCCACTTTGTGTAAAGTAGTTGGTAACCTCTTCTACATGAACATGTATATTAGTATCACGTTGCTAGGGTTGATCAGTGTGGATCGCTATCTGAAAATCCATCGCAGTGCAGGCATGCGGCACAGACTGCGGTCCACAAGGTGGAGCATTGGCCTTTGCGCAGTTGTCTGGATCATGTCCTTTGCCTTGGCTTTGGTGCTCCTCATGTCAAAGAATCACTCGCAGTCGGACAG GTGTTTCCATTACAAGGAGCTCCATAATGCAAAGTGGAAAGCCTATATCAACATCTTTGTGGTGGGTATCTTCTGGCTTGTATtcatctctctggttctgtCTTATGGAAAGATCGCTCTCAAGCTTCTGagaacatcacaaaaaaaatcagacctGCCCAATGCAACCCACTACGCTCGAACTGCAAAGAAGtccttcttcatcctcttcgTCTTCACCGTGTGTTTTGTCCCCTATCACATTGTCAGGGTGTTCTACATAAAAACCCAGATCACAGACACTTCATGTTTCTGGCGGGGCATGGCTGACAAAGCCAATGAGGTGGCTTTGCTATTTTCTGCCCTCAACAGCTGCCTTGATCCTGTTATGTACTTCCTGTTGTCCTCTTCAGTGAGGAGGGAGGTGTTGCACTTGATGAGCAACATGTTTTGTGTGAAAGACGTTGCTGGAGTCAGTGGAAGCAGCTCCACTGTTGAGTTGGATGGTAAGAGTGGGAGTACTGCCAGAGGGCAGGCAAACGTCAGATCAATCAGCCATCCGAGGGAGAGGACAATTGCTGGTTACAGCACATCCGGGCTGTAA